The Pelagibacterium nitratireducens genome segment GGGTTACCGCCCCTGCATGCCCCTCTGGGCGCATAGCGGTAGTCACATAACCCCTTCTGATAGTTGCCCACCTCAATGCCGCACTGGAACGGCATTCATTGGTCTGGACAACTGGGGTGAACGTATTGGGAGCTTACCTGATTTGTGCTACACGCACGCGTGATCTTGAAGAATGAGATTACGGCATGAACGCAGCCGAAAGCACGACCATCCTGATCGTCGAAGACGAAATTTTAATCCTTATCGATCTCGCGATGAGCTTGAGGAGCGCTGGATTTGACGTTTTAGAGGCGTCCAGTGCCGACGCGGCCATTGAGCTGCTGGAAAAGCATCCAGAAATTCGAGCCGTCATTACCGACATCGATATGCCGGGCTCGATGAACGGTCTGGCACTAGCGCACGCGGTGTTTGAGAAATGGCCCCCTTGCCGCCTCATCGTCGTATCGGGACACCATTTTGTCTCAATCGAAGAGCTGCCGAGTGGCGCCCGCTTCTTTTCCAAACCGGCTGATCCAATCGTGCTCAACTCAGCATTGGAAGAAATGGGTGTCGCTGCCTGACAAATGGTCAGCTGTCAGGAAACTCCATTTCCAAAATTGTTCCGGCACCCGATGAGGTAAATCGTGGTTCTCCACCTATCTGCCGGGCCAGCCCCTCGATGAGCTGCATGCCTGTGCCTTTGTGGCTCGTAGCGGAATCTTCTGGAAGGCCCGTGCCATTGTCGGAAAGGTGTAAAAGAAGGTTGCCTCCTTCAGTCCGCGTGATCCTGATGGCGATTTCGCCTTGCCCATCGTCGTCGTCGAATGCGTATTTGAAGCTATTGGTAACAAACTCATTGACGATGAGGCCGAGCGGCATCGCCGTATCGGTGGCAAGGCCGACATCGTCGATGTCGATGCTCAATGAAACGCCTTTCACTGCCTCTTCATGAAGATTGCGAAGACCCTCAACAAGCTTTGACACATACTCGCGCATGCACAGGCTCTCGAACGCATCAGTGGCGTAAAGCTGCTCGTGAACGAGCCTTAGCGTTTCAACCCTCGCCTCAACTACTTTCAGAGCTTCGCGGGTTTCGTCGGAGTTGGCCTCGCGGACCTTGGTGCGCACGAGGCTACCGATGGCTCCAATGTTGTTTTTAATGCGATGCTCCAGCTCACGCAGCAGTCTCTGGTTCTTGCTGAGGGACTCCTGCAACGAGTGGACCTTGTGCAGCCGGTCAATGACCGGGCCAAGAAACATCGCATAGGTGCGCACGAAATCGATGTCTTCCTGGCTGAAGTCGCGTTCTTCGAGACTATCGACTTGCAGTAGCCCATATACGATCGCACCCGGCAGAAGTATTGGAACGTTTATGGTCGCAACCACCCCAGCGTTCCGCATGAATTTTGGACGCTCATATTTTGTGTCGGTGGCGATGTTGGTCGTTGTAATGGGCCGGCGCTGTTCAATCGCCTGGCCTTCGGCAGTCTTGTCTCCAAAGGGGAAGCGGGTGCTCCCAACGATCCCTGGTTCCCAACCGACGCCTGCCTTAACGAGCACCTGGTCGCCGCCGGGAGTGATCTCCAGAATTTTTGCAAGGTTAGTGCCAAGCGCTCGCCCCACCAGGTGGCAGGCTTGGCTTAAAACCTCCAGCAGGTGATCGCTCCGAAGGGCGAGTTCCCCAAAATCTCCTAGCGCCTTTTGGCGCTCAATATACTGTTCTCGATTTGGCATAACTCACCCCCGCAACATTTTTTCAGCTAACCATAAATTAACGGCCCCTAAAAGGATCATCCCGGTTGAACGACAAGTTCGACCATTCCAAGACCACCTTGGTGCGGGAACCACTCCCGCC includes the following:
- a CDS encoding response regulator, whose product is MNAAESTTILIVEDEILILIDLAMSLRSAGFDVLEASSADAAIELLEKHPEIRAVITDIDMPGSMNGLALAHAVFEKWPPCRLIVVSGHHFVSIEELPSGARFFSKPADPIVLNSALEEMGVAA
- a CDS encoding histidine kinase dimerization/phosphoacceptor domain -containing protein; protein product: MPNREQYIERQKALGDFGELALRSDHLLEVLSQACHLVGRALGTNLAKILEITPGGDQVLVKAGVGWEPGIVGSTRFPFGDKTAEGQAIEQRRPITTTNIATDTKYERPKFMRNAGVVATINVPILLPGAIVYGLLQVDSLEERDFSQEDIDFVRTYAMFLGPVIDRLHKVHSLQESLSKNQRLLRELEHRIKNNIGAIGSLVRTKVREANSDETREALKVVEARVETLRLVHEQLYATDAFESLCMREYVSKLVEGLRNLHEEAVKGVSLSIDIDDVGLATDTAMPLGLIVNEFVTNSFKYAFDDDDGQGEIAIRITRTEGGNLLLHLSDNGTGLPEDSATSHKGTGMQLIEGLARQIGGEPRFTSSGAGTILEMEFPDS